Proteins encoded within one genomic window of Spodoptera frugiperda isolate SF20-4 chromosome 7, AGI-APGP_CSIRO_Sfru_2.0, whole genome shotgun sequence:
- the LOC118266471 gene encoding TM2 domain-containing protein almondex yields the protein MPRSLPLRISIRDCFVLVLLVIFNTIHITDMANNNMDVQSKESKMKDDSNDKGVNFSDNEEYLKSCHFADQDAAECSSLQYPCITCDRSIDCRYGGFYNYSCTVKPKIVCNGSKTFNRTAMCRFCYQTEKWEHRCDQKANCNSLASPLKFYLTNCTVSDDVLCLGKRRFLKKIQCSWTAGTRWGTAVILALTLGGFGADRFYLGHWQEGIGKLFSFGGLGVWTLVDALLIGIHHLGPADGSLYI from the exons ATGCCGAGAAGTCTGCCATTAAGAATAAGTATAAGAGACTGTttcgttttagttttattagttatatttaatACTATTCACATTACTGATATGG CTAACAATAATATGGACGTACAGAGCAAAGAAAGTAAAATGAAGGATGATTCAAATGACAAAGGGGTGAATTTTAGTGATAATGAAGAATACTTGAAGAGTTGTCACTTTGCTGACCAGGACGCTGCTGAATGTTCCTCTCTTCAGTATCCTTGTATAACTTGTGATCGCAGCATAGATTGTCGATATGGAGGCTTCTATAATTACTCCTGCACTGTCAAACCAAAAATAGTTTGCAAT GGTAGCAAAACCTTCAACAGGACTGCTATGTGTAGATTTTGTTATCAAACAGAGAAATGGGAACATCGCTGTGACCAGAAAGCAAACTGCAATTCTCTGGCATCACCGCTGAAGTTTTACTT GACTAACTGCACAGTGTCAGATGATGTGCTGTGTCTAGGAAAGCGCAGGTTCCTAAAGAAGATTCAATGTTCCTGGACTGCCGGCACTCGCTGGGGTACGGCAGTGATCCTTGCGCTCACCCTCGGAGGATTTGGAGCTGATCGGTTCTACCTTGGCCACTGGCAAGAAGGCATTGGAAAACTTTTCAGCTTCGGTGGACTGGGAGTCTGGACTCTAGTAGATGCCTTACTTATTGGAATTCACCACCTCGGGCCAGCCGATGGCTCCctctacatttaa